Genomic window (Fundidesulfovibrio soli):
GGGCGCGCGTTGGAGATTCTGTCCCTGGTGGAGCTGCCGGACGTGCTGCCGGATGTGCTGATGGCCCGCCGTGCGGCACTGGCTCTTGGGAGCGCCGAGGGCTTCCGGCGCTGGCTCGAGGCCGAGCCCTGGAACCCGACGCCCCTGCTGCTTGCGAGCGAGGCGCTGCGCCAAACGTCGGGCCAGACTTCGGGCCAGGCCCCGACTGCGTCCCCGCCTGAATCCGTGGCCGTGCTGCTCTACACCTTCAACAAGGCCCGCGACATCGACGCCACCCTGGACAGCCTCGCCGCCTCGGACCTGGGCCAGGCCCGCCTGGCCGTGCTGGACAACGGCAGCACCGACGACACCGCCCAGGTGCTGGAGGGCTGGCGCGGCCGCCTGGGGCCGCAGCGGCTGGAAATCGTCTCCCTGCCTGTGAACGTAGGGGCTCCCGCGGCCCGAAACTGGCTGGCGGCGCTGCCCCTGACCCGCGGCGCGGACTTCGCGGTCTACCTCGACGACGACGTGGAGCTGCCCCGCGACTGGCTGGGCCTGCTGGTCGAGGCCGAACGCCTCTATCCAGATGCCGGGGTCTGGGGGGCCAGAGTGGTGGACCACGCCGCGCCAGTGCGCATCCAGTCGGCGGACACCTTCCTGCTGCCCGAACCGGAAGAACAGGCCAAAGCCCCGGGAGCCAGGCGCTTCGCGCTCTCCGACTGCCACCACCAGACCCTGGACATGGGCCAGTTCGGCTATGTCCGCCCCTGCGCCACGGTCACGGGTTGCTGCCACATGTTCCGCACCGGGCGCCTGCTGGCCCAGGGCGGGTTCGACCTGCGCTACTCCCCCACCCAGTACGACGACCTGGACCACGACGTGCGCCTGCTCCTGGCCGGGCTCACCCCCGTGTACCAGGGCCGGCTCCGGGTGCGGCACTTCAAGAGCACCGGCAGCCAGGGCGGGGAAGGGCAGGCCCAGTGGGGGCTGGGCTGGGCCAACCAGTACAAGCTGCACCAGAAGTTCGAGGCCGCCGACTTCCGCCGCGCCGCCGCCACCGCCCAGCAGGCCGCCCTGGAGGATCTGCGCGCCCGCCGCGAAGCGCTGGAGCAGGCCCCGTGAGCGCCTCCCCCGACGGTCAGGCCCCCGCCCAGGCACCGGCCCCGGCTCCGGCGCTGGTGCTGCAGATGCAGCGCATGGGGGACATCGTGCTCTCCTTCCCGCTGTTTCTCTGGCTGAAGCGGGGCGCGCCCGAGCGCCCGGTGTGGGTGGTGGCCGAGGAACAGTTCTACCAGGGGCTCAAGGCCGTCTCCCCGCCGGTGGTCTACGCGCCCTGGACCGCCGTGGACCACCTGCCGGCCAGCGAATACTCCCTGCTGGTGAACCTGAGCCACAGGCCCGAGGCCGCCATCCTGGCGGGCGGGCTGCGGGCCGCCACCCGCCTGGGGCCGTACCGCGACCAGGGCGACCACCTGCGCGTGGGCGGGCGCTGGCAGCTCTACCGGGCCTCGCTCACGGGCAACAACCGGCACAACCGTTTCCAC
Coding sequences:
- a CDS encoding glycosyltransferase produces the protein MSTPLENLPEPLRSLLLCGGEGAAHLARCSRLAAEAGEAGQDGLAEALAVAAWSQSPLDAALALQAAPLLTGWPQAARAAMHVARFARQPGDAVEYARLAASRDHGRIKEYLDSRLQAEQGNLFWVRLAMSHALADMDQDWAEALAALLAAWGQPLLAALAGADAALTAGEGGRALEILSLVELPDVLPDVLMARRAALALGSAEGFRRWLEAEPWNPTPLLLASEALRQTSGQTSGQAPTASPPESVAVLLYTFNKARDIDATLDSLAASDLGQARLAVLDNGSTDDTAQVLEGWRGRLGPQRLEIVSLPVNVGAPAARNWLAALPLTRGADFAVYLDDDVELPRDWLGLLVEAERLYPDAGVWGARVVDHAAPVRIQSADTFLLPEPEEQAKAPGARRFALSDCHHQTLDMGQFGYVRPCATVTGCCHMFRTGRLLAQGGFDLRYSPTQYDDLDHDVRLLLAGLTPVYQGRLRVRHFKSTGSQGGEGQAQWGLGWANQYKLHQKFEAADFRRAAATAQQAALEDLRARREALEQAP